The Intrasporangium calvum DSM 43043 sequence TGGACTTGCCGCGCTTGATGATCATTGCCATGGCTTACTTACCGGCCTTTCCGACCTTGCGACGGATCTGCTCGCCCGCGTAGCGAACGCCCTTGCCCTTGTAGGGGTCGGGCTTGCGCAGCTTGCGGATGTTCGCGGCGACCTCGCCGACACGCTGCTTGTCGATGCCCTGCACCGAGAAGCGCGTCGGGTTCTCGACCGCGAAGCTGATCCCGTCCTCGGCCTTGACGAGGATGGGGTGCGAGTATCCGAGCGAGAACTCGAGGTCCGAGCCCTTCGCGGCGACACGGTAACCCGTGCCGTGGATCTCCAGCTTCTTCTCATAGCCCTCGGTGACACCGAGAACCATGTTGTTGAGGAGCGAGCGGGTCAGGCCGTGCAGCGAGCGCGCCTCGCGCTCGTCGTTCGGGCGCTTGACCTCGATGGCTCCGTCCGTCTGCTCGACGGTGATGGGTGCGGGGACGGTGAGCGACAGCTCACCCTTCGGGCCCTTGACCGTGACGTCCTGACCGCTGAGGGTCACGTCGACACCTGAGGGCACGGTGACAGGGAGTCGTCCGATTCGCGACATGTCAGTGCCTCCTTACCAGACGTAGGCGAGGACTTCCCCACCCACGCCCTTCTCGTGTGCCTGCCTGTCGGTCAGCAGACCGCTCGACGTCGAAAGGATCGCGACGCCGAGGCCGCCGAGAACCTTGGGGAGGTTCGTCGACTTGGCGTAGACGCGCAGACCCGGCTTGCTCACGCGCCGCACCCCGGCGATGGAGCGCTCGCGGTTGGGGCCGTACTTGAGGTCGACGGTCAGCGTCTGGCCGACCTCCGCCTCCTCGATCTTCCAGCCGGCGATGTAGCCCTCGGCCTCGAGAATCTCGGCGATGTTCTTCTTCAGCTTCGAGTACGGCATGGAGACCGTGTCGTGGTGCGCCGAGTTGGCGTTCCGCACACGGGTCAGCATGTCCGCAATCGGGTCAGTCATGGTCATGTGGGCTCTCCGCCCTTCCTCACCGGGGTTTCGACCTGGGCATGGTGCCGGTGGTCGACCTACGGTGTCAGAGGTTTGTTAGGTGGTTGCGTCCCGGTGTTCTGTGTTCTCACCACGCGGGCTTTTCGGGGGAACTCGGGGGCGCAGGCCCGCCAGGGCCGTGAGCCCCCGAGCGTTTACCAGGAGCTCTTGGTCACGCCCGGCAGCTCGCCCGCGTGAGCCATCTCGCGAAGGCAGATGCGGCAGAGGCCGAACTTGCGGTACACCGAGTGCGGACGACCGCACTTCTGGCAGCGGGTGTACGCGCGGACCTTGAACTTCGGCTTCCGGTTCGCCTTGTTGATCAGCGCGGTCTTGGCCATGTCAGTTCTCCTTGAAGGGGAAGCCGAGCGCCTTGAGCAGCGCGCGACCCTCGTCATCGTTGGTCGCCGTGGTGACCACGGTGATGTCCATGCCCCGCACGCGGTCGATCTTGTCCTGGTCGATCTCGTGGAACATCGACTGCTCGGTCAGACCGAACGTGTAGTTGCCGCGGCCGTCGAACTGCTTGGGCGAGAGCCCACGGAAGTCGCGGATGCGCGGGAGGGCGATCGTCACGAGACGGTCGAGGAACTCCCACATGCGGTCCCCACGCAGCGTGGTGTGCGCACCGATGGGCATGCCCTCACGGAGCTTGAACTGGGCGATCGACTTGCGGGCCTTGGTCACGACCGGCTTCTGGCCGGTGATGTTCGTCAGGTCGCGGACCGCACCCTCGATGAGCTTGCTGTCCTTGGCTGCGTCACCGACACCCATGTTGACGACGACCTTGACGACGCCGGGCACCTGCATGACGTTGTCGTAACCGAACTGCTCGAACAGCGCGGACTTGATCTCGTCCTCGTAGCGCTGCTTGAGGCGCGGCTTGGTCAGCACCGCGGCGGTGGCGGTGGTCTCGGTCTCACTCATGATCAGAGGTCCTTGTCCGACTTGACGGCGACCCGGACGCGGGTCGCCTTCTGGCGGCCGTTCCGCTCGACGGTCTCGACCCGCGTCCGGACGCGGGTCGGCTTCTTCGACTCGGGGTCGACGACGGCCACGTTGCTCACGTGGATCGCGGCCTCGGTGTGGGTCAGGCCACCGGTCCGGGTGCCACGAGCCGTCGCACCGGCCTTGATGTGCTTGGTGACGCGGTTGACGCCCTCGACCAGCACGCGCTGGGTCTCGGGGTAGACCGCGATGACCTTGCCCTGCTTTCCCCGGTCGCCGCCGTTCTTCTGGCTGCGCCCGGAGATGACCTGGACCAGGTCACCCTTCTTGATCTTCATCTTCTGCTTCGCCATGTTCACAGCACCTCCGGCGCGAGCGAGATGATCTTCATGAACTTCTTCTCGCGCAGCTCGCGGCCGACGGGGCCGAAGATTCGGGTTCCGCGCGGGTCGCCGTCCGCCTTGAGAATCACCGCGGCGTTCTCGTCGAACTTGATGTAGGAACCGTCAGAGCGACGACGCTCCTTGACCGTGCGGACGATGACCGCCTTGACGACGTCGCCCTTCTTGACGTTGCCACCCGGGATGGCGTCCTTGACGGTGGCGACGATGGTGTCGCCGATGCCGGCGTATCGACGGCCCGACCCACCGAGAACACGGATGCAAAGGAGTTCCTTGGCACCGGTGTTGTCGGCGACGCGCAGTCGCGACTCCTGCTGAATCACTGTCTAACTCCTGTCGTCGTGCTGGTTCTCCCGGCGAAAGAACTGGCGCTCAGCGCCATTTCTTTCGCCGGAAGCCTTGCCGAACCAAATGGAAAACGTTCTGTGTGGGACCAAGCCCAGCGGCATACGCAAGAATCTGCGCGAGGCCACCCACCTGGCTGCCCGACTTTCCGCGCGGCCCCTGCCACGCGGGTTTTCGGGGGGTGCACGGGGGGGCAGGCCCGCCAGGGCCGAACCCCCCGTGGGCTACTTGGCCTTCTCGAGGATCTCGACGACGCGCCAGCGCTTGGTCGCTGAGAGCGGACGCGTCTCCATGATCAGGACGCGGTCGCCGACACCTGCCTCGTTCTTCTCGTCGTGCGCCTTGACCTTGCTCGTCCGACGGATGACCTTCGCGTAGAGGGCGTGCTTGACGCGGTCCTCGACCTCGACGACGACGGTCTTGTCCATCTTGTCGCTCACCACGTAACCCTGGCGGGCCTTGCGGTAGTTGCGCTCGGTGGTCTTCTCGGGGGTCTGCTCACTCATGCCTGGGCCTCCTCGTCAGCCGCCACAGCCGTCTTGGCCGACTTCTTCTCGGCCTTCTTCGCGGCCTTCTCGGCCTTCTTGTCCGACGCCTCGGCCGGGACGGCCTTGGGCGCAGCGGGCGGCGAGCCGATGCCGAGCTCGCGCTCACGCATCTCGGTGTAGATCCGCGCGATGTCCTTCTTGACGGCACGGAGGCGGCCGTGGTTGTCCAGCTGCCCGGTGGCGGACTGGAACCGGAGGTTGAAGAGCTCCTCCTTGGCCTTCTTCAGCTCGTCCGCGAGACGGCCGTCGTCGAGACCACGCAGCTGCTCGGACGCCAGGTCCTTGGTACCAACTGCCATCAGATGTCACCACCTTCACGCTGAACGAAGCGGCACTTCATGGGGAGCTTGTGCATCGCGAGACGCATCGCCTCACGCGCCACCGGCTCGGTCACGCCCGAGAGCTCGAACATGACGCGGCCCGGCTTGACGTTGGCGATCCACCACTCCGGTGAGCCCTTACCGGAACCCATCCGGGTCTCGGCGGGCTTCTTGGTCAGCGGACGGTCGGGGTAGATGTTGATCCACACCTTTCCGCCACGCTTGATGTAACGGGTCATCGCGATACGAGCGGACTCGATCTGACGGTTCGTGACGTAGGCGGGCTCGAGGGCCTGGATGCCGTAGTCGCCGAAGGCGATCGTCGTGCCACCCTTGGCCGCACCGTGGCGGTTGGGGTGGTGCTGCTTGCGGTGCTTGACTCGACGGGGAATCAACATGTCAGGCCTGCTCATTCTCGGTCACGGCCGGGGCTGCAGCCTCGGCGGTCACCGTGGACTCGGGGGCGGCCGTCTCGCGCGGAGCGCCACCCTCGTTGCGGTCACCGCGACGGGCGCGGCTGGGGCGGTTGTCGCCGTCCCGGCGCGGGCCACGCGACGGTCGCGGGGCGGCGGCCTGCTGGGCCGCGAGCTCCTTGGCCGTCATGTCACCCTTGTAGATCCACACCTTGACGCCGATCCGGCCGAACGTCGTACGAGCCTCGTAGAAGCCGTAGTCGATCTGCGCGCGCAGCGTGTGCAGCGGGACGCGTCCCTCGCGGTAGAACTCGGTCCGGCTCATCTCGGCGCCGTTGAGGCGACCGGAGACCTGGACGCGGATGCCCTTGGCCCCGGCGCGCTGCGCGGACTGCATGCCCTTGCGCATCGCACGACGGAAGGAAACTCGGGCCGAGAGCTGCTCGGCGATGCCCTGGGCGACCAGCTGGGAGTCGATCTCGGGGTTCTTGACCTCGAGGATGTTGAGCTGGACCTGCTTGCCCGTGAGCTTCTCGAGCTCGCCGCGGATGCGGTCGGCCTCGGCGCCGCGGCGACCGATGACGATGCCCGGACGCGCCGTGTGGATGTCGACCCGGACCCGGTCACGGGTGCGCTCGATCTCGACCTTGGCGATGCCGGCGCGCTCCATTCCCTTCTCCATGAGGCGACGGATCGCGACGTCTTCCTTCACGTAGTCGCGGTAACGCTGGCCGACCTTCGTCGAGTCAGCGAACCAGTGGCTCCGGTGGTCCGTGGTGATGCCCAGACGGAAGCCATGGGGGTTGACCTTCTGACCCATCAGCGGGCTCCCTTCTTCTCGAGCTGGGACACGATCACGGTGATGTGGCTCGTGCGCTTGTTGATGCGGCCGGCGCGGCCCTGGGCCCGCGGGCGGAACCGCTTCATGGTCGGGCCCTCGTCGACGAACGCGGAGGTGACGACGAGCTCGCGCTCGTCGAACGCGAGCGACTCGCGGTCGGCCCTGAACCGGGCGTTGGCGATGGCGCTCTCGAGCACCTTCTTCACCGGCTCAGAGGCAGCCTGCGGCGCGAAGGTCAGCGTGGTGACGGCCTCCGTGACGGCCTTGCCGCGGATGAGGTCCACGACACGGCGCGCCTTCTGCGGGCTGACCCGGACGTGCCGCGCCGAAGCCTTGGCTTCCATGACAGATTCCTTGGTTGTTCCCGTTGCGGTGGCCATCAGCGACGACGACCCTTCTTGTCGTCCTTCACGTGACCCTTGAAGGTCCGCGTCGGAGCGAACTCGCCGAGCTTGTGGCCGACCATCGACTCGGTGATGAACACCGGGACGTGCTTGCGGCCGTCGTGGACGGCGAAGGTGTGACCGAGCATGTCGGGGCTGATGACCGAACGACGCGACCAGGTCTTGATGACGTTCTTGGTGCCCGCTTCGTTCTGGGCGTCCACCTTCTTCTGAAGGTGGTCGTCGATGAAGGGACCCTTCTTGAGGCTACGAGGCATGTCCAGAGGCTCCTATCAGCGCTTCTTGCCAGTCCGACGGCGACGCACGATGAGCTTGTCGCTTTCCTTGTGTCCCTTGCGGGTGCGGCCCTCGGCCTGGCCCCACGGGCTGACCGGGTGACGTCCACCGGACGTCTTGCCCTCGCCACCACCGTGCGGGTGGTCAACCGGGTTCATCGCGACACCGCGGACGGTCGGGCGCTTGCCCTTCCAGCGCATGCGGCCGGCCTTGCCCCAGTTGATGTTGCTCTGCTCGGCGTTGCCGACCTCGCCGACCGTGGCACGGCAGCGGGCGTCGACGTTGCGGATCTCACCGGACGGCATGCGCAGCTGGGCGTAGGGGCCGTCCTTGGCGACGAGCTGGACACGCGCACCCGCGGAGCGGGCGATCTTCGCACCGCCACCCGGCTTGAGCTCGATCGCGTGGACGACCGTGCCGACCGGGATGTTGCGCAGCGGAAGCGAGTTGCCCGGTTTGATGTCGGCCGCTGGGCCGTTCTCGATCGGGTCGCCCTGCTTGAGCTTGTTCGGCGCGAGGATGTAGCGCTTCTCGCCGTCGGAGTACTGGACGAGCGCGATGCGCGCGGTGCGGTTGGGGTCGTACTCGATGTGAGCGACCTTGGCCGGCACGCCGTCCTTGTCGTGGCGACGGAAGTCGATGACCCGGTAGGCGCGCTTGTGGCCCCCACCGATGTGGCGCGTCGTGATCCGGCCCGCGTTGTTGCGGCCGCCCGTCTTCGTCAGGGGGCGGACGAGGGACTTCTCCGGCGTGGAGCGCGTGATCTCGACGAAGTCGGCGACCGACGAGCCGCGACGGCCCGGTGTGGTCGGCTTGTACTTACGGATACCCATGTTCGTTAGTCCTTAGGATCTTCGTCGTTCTCAGGCGCCCGCACCGAAGATGTCGATCGAACCCTCGCGGAGGGAGACGATCGCACGCTTGGTGTCCTTGCGCTTGCCGATGCCGAAGCGGGTGCGACGAGCCTTGCCCTGACGGTTCAGGGTGTGCACCTTGTCGACCTTGACGTTGAAGATCTGCTCGATGGCGATCTTGATCTCGGTCTTGTTCGCGCGCGGGTCGACGATGAAGGTGTACTTGCCCTCGTCGAGGAGGCCGTACGACTTCTCGGAGACGACCGGTGCGATGAGGATGTCGCGCGGGTCCTTGGCGTGGATGCTCACTTCGAGTCCTCCTGGACAGCAGCCTTGTCCGCCTTGACCGGACCGGCGACGAACGCGTCGAGCGCGGCCTGCGTGAAGACGATGTCGTCAGCGCACAGGACGTCGTACGTGTTCAGCTGGTCGGCCACGAGGACGTGGACGTTCGGCAGGTTGCGGACCGACTTGAAGGCGACCTCGTCGCCGCGCTCGATCACGACGAGCAGGTTGGGCCGGTCGGTCAGTCCGGCGAGGAGCGCGAGCGCGGCCTTCGCCGACGGAGCGTCACCACCGACGATGGAGTCGACCACGTGGATGCGGTCGAAGCGAGCCCGGTCCGACAGGGCCCCGCGCAGGGCGGCGACCTTCATCTTCTTGGGGGTCCGCTGCGAGTAGTCACGCGGCTGCGGGCCGTGGACGACCCCACCGCCGGCGAACTGCGGTGCGCGGGTCGAGCCCTGGCGGGCGCGGCCGGTGCCCTTCTGGCGGTACGGCTTGCGGCCACCGCCGCGCACCTCGCCACGGGTCTTCGTCGAGTGCGTGCCCTGGCGGGCGGCCGCGAGCTGGGCCACCACGACCTGGTGGATCAGCGGGATGTTGGTCTGGACATCGAAGATGTCAGCGGGAAGATTCGGCGTCTTGGTTGCCATGTCGATCATGCACCCTTCGCAGCCGTGCGGATCAGGACGATGCCACCGCGGGGGCCGGGAACGGCACCCTTGATGAGCAGCAGGCCCTTCTCCGCGTCAACGGCGTGGATCTGGAGGTTCTGGGTCGTCTGGCGGACGCCACCCATGCGACCAGCCATGCGCATGCCCCGGAAGACCCGGCCCGGCGTGGCGCAGCCGCCGATGGAGCCCGGCTTGCGGTGGTTGCGGTGGGAGCCGTGCGAGGAGGAGACGCCGGCGAAGCCGTGGCGCTTCATGACACCCGCGAAGCCCTTGCCCTTGGTCGTGCCCGTCGCGTCGACGCGCTGGCCGGCCTCGAAGACGTCGGCCGAGATCTCCTGGCCGAGCTCGTAGTCGGCGGCGTCCGCGGTGCGGAGCTCGACGAGGTGGCGGCGCGGCGTCACGCCGGCCTTCTCGAAGTGGCCGGACATCGGCTGGTTGACCTTGCGCGGGTCGATGGCGCCGAAGGCGATCTGGACGGCGTCGTAGCCGTCGGTCGCACCGTTGCGGACCTGCGTCACGACGCAGGGGCCGGCCTCGACCACGGTCACGGGAACGAGTCGGTTGTCGGCGTCCCAGACCTGGGTCATGCCGAGCTTCTTGCCGAGCAGGCCCTTGAGGGTCCGGTTGGAGGTGGTGGCTGCAACAGTCATCGTGGCCGCCTCAGAGCTTGATCTCGATGTTGACGTCCGCCGGCAGGTCGAGACGCATCAACGAGTCGACGGCCTTGGGCGTCGGGTCGATGATGTCGATGAGACGCTTGTGCGTCCGCATCTCGAAGTGCTCGCGGCTGTCCTTGTACTTGTGCGGCGACCGGATGACGACGAAGACGTTCTTCTCCGTCGGCAGCGGAACCGGGCCCACCACGGTGGCACCGGCACGCGTGACCGTGTCGACAATTTTGCGCGCCGAGTTGTCGATGACCTCGTGGTCATACGACTTCAAGCGGATGCGGATCTTCTGTCCCGCCATCTCCGTTACGTCTCTCTCGCCGTACCTTGCTGACCGGTTCCCTTGGCATCCGACCCCCGAGGTCGGGCGTGTCGCGCCCGCTTCGCGGTGAAAGTCCGCACCGAAGTGCCACTCTCGTTGTGGATGACCCGGCCGAACCGGGTGGCCTGCGCTTCCCTCGGCCTCTCGATCGAGTCCTAGTCACGCCCGGTGGGACAGTGACGAGGGGCGGCGGTGCCGACATGGGTCAGCAACGCGCGACAAGCAACCTGACAAGTGTGCCAGAGGCTTGAACCTCTATCAAATCGAGGCGGCTGGCGCGCGGACGTCTGCTTCCGTGGCGCGCCGTCGGACGACCGCTGCGTATGCCGCTGGGCGCGCTCACGCTCGCCCGGCCTGCTCCCAGCCCGGCGTCCCCGCTGGACGTCAGCGCAGGGGCGCCAGGAAGGCGGAGAGGGCGGCGGCGTACATCGCCGGGTCCTCCGCGCCGCAGAGCTCCCGCGCGCTGTGCATCGACAGCAGGGGCGCCCCGAAGTCGACGGTCGTGGCCCCGGTCAGTGCGGACGTCATCGGTCCGATGGTGGACCCACACGGCAGGTCGGTGCGGATGACGAAGCTCTGCATCGGCACGCCGGCCTGCTCGCACGCGAGCCGGAAGGCGGCTTCGCCGAGCGAGTCGGTCGCATAGCGGAGGTTCGCGTTGACCTTGAGGACGGGACCGCCGTTGACGGCGATCTGGTGGAGCGGCTCGTGCCGGTCGGCGTAGTTCGGGTGGGTCGCGTGGGCCATGTCGCCGCTCGCGATGACGGTCGAGGCCAGGGCCCGCCAGTAGTCCTCCCGGGACCCGCCCGCGGACAGGACGAGGCGCTCGAGAACAGAGGGCAGGAGCGTCGACATCGCGCCCCGCTCGGACGTGCTGCCGATCTCCTCGTGGTCGAAGAGCACCAGCACCGGCACGAGGGCCGGCTCGTCCACCGCCGCCTGGAGCAGCGCCCGCACGCCCGCGTAGGAGGTGGCGAGGTTGTCGAGGCGGGGTGCCGCGACGAGCTCCCGACGACGGCCCAGGCGCCTCGAGGGCTCGACCGGGTGGGTCATCACGTCCCAGCCAAGGATGTCCCCGGCGGGCACGCCGACCTGCTCGCTGAGGTAGCCCCGGAAGTCGCCCGGGGCGTCCCCCAGCCCCCAGAGCGGCTCGAGGTGCAGCTGTCGGTTGAGCGTGAGGCCGTCGTTCTGCTCGCGGTCGAGGTGGATGGCGAGCTGGGCGACCCGCAGCAGCGCGGAGGTGTCGTGGAAGAGCCGCGTCTCGACGCCGCCCCTCCCCTCGCCGCGCACGGTCACCCGACCAGCGAGCCCAAGGTCCCGGTCGAGCCACGAGTTGAGCAGGGGGCCGCCGTAGACCTCGACCCCGAGCGACTGCCAGCCGGCCTTGAGATGGTCCGGGTTGGGTTTGACCCGAAGGTTCGGGCTGTCGGTGTGCGCCCCCACGACGCGGAAGCCGGCAGCGGGACCGAGCCCAGCGGCATCCGCCCCACGGGTGTCCCACGCGATGAGCGAGCCGCCCCTGACGAGGAAGTGGGCCCCCGGCTCGGTCGGGAACGCCTCCGACTCGGAGACCTCGGTGAAGCCCGCCTCGCTGAGCCGGGCCGCCGCCTGACCGCACGCATGGAACGGGGTGGGCGAGGCGTCGACGAAGTCGATCAGGCCCTGGGCTTCGGTCTCGGCGTCGAAGGGGTGTGCCATGGCAGCGACCCTATCCCCCGCGCCAACGGCCGCCTCCCTCGCCTTGTATGCCGCTGAGCCCGCTCCGCGCCCGCCCCTTCCTCCCCGCCCTCCCGCAGGTCTCCGAGCGGCCTCCACGGCCTCTGTGGACCCGACTGGCCCCAGCAGAGAGGTGCTCCGCACGACCGGCCGGGCCACCGGCTGGGCCTCCGACGGACCCCACTGCGCCGAGTGCGACCGGGGATGCAGGAGGGCCCGGCCCGCCGAAGCGGACCGGGCCCTCCCGGACGTGGTGCGTCAGATCACTTGTTGATCTTGATGACGCGGCCGGCGCCGACCGTCCGGCCACCCTCGCGGATGGCGAACTTGAGGCCCTCCTCCATGGCGATCGGCTGGATCAGCTCGACCTTCATGTCGGTGTTGTCGCCGGGCATGACCATCTCGGTGCCCTCGGGCAGGTGCACGACACCCGTGACGTCCGTGGTCCGGAAGTAGAACTGCGGACGGTAGTTGTCGTAGAACGGCGTGTGACGGCCGCCCTCGTCCTTCGACAGGATGTAGACCTGCGCGTCGAAGTCGGTGTGCGGGGTGATCGAGCCCGGCTTGCAGACGACCTGGCCGCGCTCGACGTCCTCGCGCTTGACACCGCGGAGGAGCAGACCGACGTTCTCACCCGCGCGACCCTCGTCGAGGAGCTTGCGGAACATCTCGACACCGGTGACGACCGTCTTGGTGGGCGGGCCGGTGTGGATGCCGACGATCTCGACCTCCTCGTTGACCTTGAGGACACCGCGCTCGATGCGGCCGGTGACGACCGTGCCACGACCGGTGATGGTGAAGACGTCCTCGACGGGCATGAGGAACGGCTTGTCGATGTCGCGCTCCGGCTCGGGGATGTAGGTGTCCACCGCGTCCATGAGGTCGAGAACCGACTTGCCCCACTCAGCGTCACCCTCGAGCGCCTTGAGCGCCGAGACCTTGACGACCGGCAGGTCGTCGCCCGGGAACTCGTAGGACGAGAGGAGCTCACGCACCTCCATCTCGACGAGCTCGAGGATCTCCTCGTCGTCGACCATGTCGGCCTTGTTGAGCGCCACGACGATGTAGGGGACGCCGACCTGCTTGGCCAGGAGGACGTGCTCACGCGTCTGCGGCATGGGGCCGTCAGTCGCGGCGACCACGAGGATCGCACCGTCCATCTGGGCCGCACCGGTGATCATGTTCTTGACATAGTCGGCGTGGCCGGGGCAGTCGACGTGGGCGTAGTGACGGCCCTCCGTCTGGTACTCGATGTGGGCGATCGAGATGGTGATGCCGCGCTGACGCTCCTCGGGAGCCTTGTCGATGTCCTCGAACGCGAACTGGGGGTTGAGGTCCGGGTACTTGTCGTGCAGGACCTTGGAGATCGCAGCCGTCAGCGTCGTCTTCCCGTGGTCGATGTGACCAATGGTGCCGATGTTGACGTGCGGCTTGGTCCGCTCGAACTTTGCCTTCGCCACTGTGGTCCTCCTCAGGACTTCATAGTGTTACGCCGTACGACCAGGGCAGGACGTGGCGCTGTGGGTGTGATGGGGTGTGATTCCCGTGGGATTCCTCGGGAGAGCCTATCGGGGAAGCCCCGAAAGTCACTCGCCGCGGGTCTTCTTGATGATCTCCTCGGCAACGGCCTTGGGGACCTCTGCGTAGGAGTCGAACTCCATGGAGAAGCTCGCGCGACCCTGGGTCTTGGACCGCAGGTCGCCGACGTAGCCGAACATCTCGGACAGCGGGACGAGGCCGCGGACGACCTTGGCGCCGCTCACGTCGTCCATGCCCTGGATGTGGCCACGGCGGGAGTTGATGTCGCCGATGACGTCACCCATGTAGTCCTCGGGGGTGCGGACCTCGACGGCCATCATCGGCTCGAGGAGCACGGGGTCCGCCTTGCGGACGGCCTCCTTGAGCACCATCGAGCCGGCGATCTTGAACGCCATCTCCGAGGAGTCGACGTCGTGGTAGCCGCCGTCGACGAGCGTCGCCTTGATCCCGACGAGCGGGTATCCGGCGAGCACGCCGTACTGCATGGCGTCCTGGATACCGGCGTCGACCGACGGGATGTACTCCCGCGGGACACGACCACCGGTGACCGCGTTGACGAACTCGTAGAGCTCGCCACCCTCGGCGTCGACGAGGGGCTCGATGGTCACCTGGACCTTGGCGAACTGGCCGGAGCCACCCGTCTGCTTCTTGTGGGTGTAGTCGTACTTCTCGACGGCCCGGCGGATGGTCTCGCGGTAGGCGACCTGCGGCTTGCCGACGTTGGCCTCGACCTTGAACTCGCGCTTCATGCGGTCGACGAGGATGTCCAGGTGGAGCTCGCCCATGCCGGCGATGATCGTCTGGCCGGTCTCGTCGTCGAGGTGGACCTGGAAGGTCGGGTCCTCGGCGGAGAGCTTCTGGATGGCCGTGGAGAGCTTCTCCTGGTCGCTCTTGGTCTTCGGCTCGATGGCGACCTGGATGACCGGCTCCGGGAACGTCATCGACTCGAGGACGATCGGGTTGCTCAGGTCGGAGAGCGTGTCACCGGTCGTCGTGTCCTTGAGACCGATCGCCGCATAGATGTGACCGGCGAGGGCCTCCTCGACCGGGTTCTCCTTGTTGGCGTGCATCTGGAAGAGCTTGCCGATGCGCTCCTTGCGGCCCTTGGTCGAGTTGATGACCTGGCTGCCGGCGGCGATCCGCCCGGAGTACACGCGGATGAAGGTCAGCGTGCCGAAGAACGGGTGCGTGGCCACCTTGAAGGCGAGCGCGGAGAACGGCTCCTCGGTGCTCGGCTTGCGGGTCATCTCGACCTCTTCGTGGCCCGGCTTGTGACCGATCATGGGCGGCACGTCGAGGGGGGAGGGCAGGTAGTCGACGACCGCGTCGAGCATCGGCTGGACACCGCGGTTCTTGAAGGCGGAGCCACAGATGACGGGGTAGAGCTCGGAGGAGATCGTGAGCTTGCGGATCGCGCCCTTGATCTCCTCGGGCGTGAGGTCCTCGCCGCCGAGGTACTTCTCCATGAGCTCGTCGTCGGACTCGGCGACGCGCTCGACGAGGGCGTGACGGTACTCCTCGGCCTTCTCCTTGAGGTCGGCCGGGATCTCCTGGATCTCGTACTTGGCGCCCATGGTCACGTCACCCTTGGCGTCGCCCGGCCAGACCAGGGCGCGCATGTAGATGAGGTCGACGACGCCGACGAACTCGCTCTCGGAGCCGACGGGCAGCTGGAGGACGAGCGGCTCCGCACCGAGGCGGTCCTTGATCGTCTGCACCGTGAAGTAGAAGTCCGCGCCGAGCTTGTCCATCTTGTTGACGAACGCGATGCGGGGGA is a genomic window containing:
- the rplC gene encoding 50S ribosomal protein L3, whose product is MTVAATTSNRTLKGLLGKKLGMTQVWDADNRLVPVTVVEAGPCVVTQVRNGATDGYDAVQIAFGAIDPRKVNQPMSGHFEKAGVTPRRHLVELRTADAADYELGQEISADVFEAGQRVDATGTTKGKGFAGVMKRHGFAGVSSSHGSHRNHRKPGSIGGCATPGRVFRGMRMAGRMGGVRQTTQNLQIHAVDAEKGLLLIKGAVPGPRGGIVLIRTAAKGA
- the rplD gene encoding 50S ribosomal protein L4 — translated: MIDMATKTPNLPADIFDVQTNIPLIHQVVVAQLAAARQGTHSTKTRGEVRGGGRKPYRQKGTGRARQGSTRAPQFAGGGVVHGPQPRDYSQRTPKKMKVAALRGALSDRARFDRIHVVDSIVGGDAPSAKAALALLAGLTDRPNLLVVIERGDEVAFKSVRNLPNVHVLVADQLNTYDVLCADDIVFTQAALDAFVAGPVKADKAAVQEDSK
- the rpsJ gene encoding 30S ribosomal protein S10; the protein is MAGQKIRIRLKSYDHEVIDNSARKIVDTVTRAGATVVGPVPLPTEKNVFVVIRSPHKYKDSREHFEMRTHKRLIDIIDPTPKAVDSLMRLDLPADVNIEIKL
- the tuf gene encoding elongation factor Tu; its protein translation is MAKAKFERTKPHVNIGTIGHIDHGKTTLTAAISKVLHDKYPDLNPQFAFEDIDKAPEERQRGITISIAHIEYQTEGRHYAHVDCPGHADYVKNMITGAAQMDGAILVVAATDGPMPQTREHVLLAKQVGVPYIVVALNKADMVDDEEILELVEMEVRELLSSYEFPGDDLPVVKVSALKALEGDAEWGKSVLDLMDAVDTYIPEPERDIDKPFLMPVEDVFTITGRGTVVTGRIERGVLKVNEEVEIVGIHTGPPTKTVVTGVEMFRKLLDEGRAGENVGLLLRGVKREDVERGQVVCKPGSITPHTDFDAQVYILSKDEGGRHTPFYDNYRPQFYFRTTDVTGVVHLPEGTEMVMPGDNTDMKVELIQPIAMEEGLKFAIREGGRTVGAGRVIKINK
- the rplW gene encoding 50S ribosomal protein L23 is translated as MSIHAKDPRDILIAPVVSEKSYGLLDEGKYTFIVDPRANKTEIKIAIEQIFNVKVDKVHTLNRQGKARRTRFGIGKRKDTKRAIVSLREGSIDIFGAGA
- the fusA gene encoding elongation factor G: MALDVLTDLNQVRNIGIMAHIDAGKTTTTERVLFYTGVNRKIGETHDGASTTDWMEQEKERGITITSAAVTCFWEGTQINIIDTPGHVDFTVEVERSLRVLDGAVAVFDGKEGVEPQSETVWRQADKYDVPRIAFVNKMDKLGADFYFTVQTIKDRLGAEPLVLQLPVGSESEFVGVVDLIYMRALVWPGDAKGDVTMGAKYEIQEIPADLKEKAEEYRHALVERVAESDDELMEKYLGGEDLTPEEIKGAIRKLTISSELYPVICGSAFKNRGVQPMLDAVVDYLPSPLDVPPMIGHKPGHEEVEMTRKPSTEEPFSALAFKVATHPFFGTLTFIRVYSGRIAAGSQVINSTKGRKERIGKLFQMHANKENPVEEALAGHIYAAIGLKDTTTGDTLSDLSNPIVLESMTFPEPVIQVAIEPKTKSDQEKLSTAIQKLSAEDPTFQVHLDDETGQTIIAGMGELHLDILVDRMKREFKVEANVGKPQVAYRETIRRAVEKYDYTHKKQTGGSGQFAKVQVTIEPLVDAEGGELYEFVNAVTGGRVPREYIPSVDAGIQDAMQYGVLAGYPLVGIKATLVDGGYHDVDSSEMAFKIAGSMVLKEAVRKADPVLLEPMMAVEVRTPEDYMGDVIGDINSRRGHIQGMDDVSGAKVVRGLVPLSEMFGYVGDLRSKTQGRASFSMEFDSYAEVPKAVAEEIIKKTRGE
- a CDS encoding M18 family aminopeptidase, with the translated sequence MAHPFDAETEAQGLIDFVDASPTPFHACGQAAARLSEAGFTEVSESEAFPTEPGAHFLVRGGSLIAWDTRGADAAGLGPAAGFRVVGAHTDSPNLRVKPNPDHLKAGWQSLGVEVYGGPLLNSWLDRDLGLAGRVTVRGEGRGGVETRLFHDTSALLRVAQLAIHLDREQNDGLTLNRQLHLEPLWGLGDAPGDFRGYLSEQVGVPAGDILGWDVMTHPVEPSRRLGRRRELVAAPRLDNLATSYAGVRALLQAAVDEPALVPVLVLFDHEEIGSTSERGAMSTLLPSVLERLVLSAGGSREDYWRALASTVIASGDMAHATHPNYADRHEPLHQIAVNGGPVLKVNANLRYATDSLGEAAFRLACEQAGVPMQSFVIRTDLPCGSTIGPMTSALTGATTVDFGAPLLSMHSARELCGAEDPAMYAAALSAFLAPLR